One segment of Rhodohalobacter mucosus DNA contains the following:
- a CDS encoding two-component regulator propeller domain-containing protein: MSLQNSRLLAQAEETPPSLLSTEAPTLRFEHLKVGDGLAQGSANTITQDSQGYIWVTTQSGLHRYNGYEFEVYNYTAFDSTSLSEGWVWHTEESMNGDMWVTTNSSGLNRMDRATGKFTHYRHNPDDSTSISSDWTRFLYEDSRGNLWVSTDNDGLNRMRAGEDGIFKRFLHEHDDSTTISSNTIYFINEDADGYIWAGSTNGMSRIHPETEEVTRFLFDPDAQERYGQPGNVFDIMPYDQDPDIFWLATGNGLVRFNKQTGGTERFIIEPNTDGLNPLNLIHQIVPDPDLPGVFWVAGPGTGVARFDTRTEEFTTYRNDPRDPNSLAEDYAQSIFADQSGTIWVGYTAEGISSFNPGAVNFWHLRHNPNDPLSLSPGIVWGVYEDSRGTLWVGTDAGPTTRYLTQYHPEKGAIKYHQFEPNNPNSLLPGLHWRFAETDDGRFWVAGNVGLSRLDRETGEVTRLRQQEGNNNIFNMIPTLGNRNQFWIANGGGLDLYDTESETYTKINVAPEGQDNEPIVLDVYEDPENQVLWLGTSTGLIRYNMSARTSELFSYNPKDTTSISDDVIFSVVPQESEPGILWLATQNAGLNRFDTRTNTATHFTMADGLADDHIYGMLKDENGTLWMSSNGGLTNFDPKTFAIRNYGLDDGLMALEYNQNAFFKNTNGIMYFGSAKGVTAFAPELLRINETPPRVAISDFRLFNRSVPVGPDSPLQQALSETDTITLTHKQNEVAFDFVALHYTNSNKNRYRYQLIGYDEEWVEAGTQRTAAYTNLSSGDYTFRVIAANSDGVWNNEGASVNLSILPPWYATLWAYGLFAGMFGFMVFGVDRIQRMRLRKKEQERSALREAELRAEAENKRRSDTEQLSKIGQAITSTLSVDEIIERVYENVNALMDAAVFGVGIYNEHKNNLYFPATKEKGEMLPSFSFSLDEESRLAVWCFKNRKEVVIGDYANEHQKYLKQYLKPVEGGEPVSVLYLPLIQQNKVIGVVTTQSFEKNAYTAYHINLLRNLATYAAIALDNAAAYRKLNSTLGELKATQSQLVQQEKLASLGQLTAGIAHEIKNPLNFVNNFSELSVELVEEAREEVKEKLTADSHQLTAILDDIEVNLRKIHEHGGRADGIVKSMLLHSRGGSGEMVKTNLNALVQEYSNLAFHGMRAGKESINVDIELELDESLGDVKLIAEDFSRVILNLCNNAFDAMREKHTQTGDGRPGTEEKSPRQPTEGKTGEAGQGDDALPRYSPKLTIRTRKTANGVSIDIEDNGPGIPDEMKDKIMQPFFTTKKGKQGTGLGLSITNDIVKAHGGTLKIVNNQDQGTTFVIMLPEHS, encoded by the coding sequence TTGTCGTTACAAAACAGCAGATTACTTGCACAGGCTGAAGAAACTCCGCCATCACTGCTTTCTACCGAAGCCCCTACCCTTCGCTTCGAACATCTTAAAGTGGGCGACGGCCTGGCACAGGGTAGTGCCAATACTATCACCCAGGACAGCCAGGGGTATATCTGGGTTACCACACAAAGCGGCCTGCATCGCTACAACGGGTATGAGTTTGAAGTGTATAACTATACCGCGTTCGATTCTACGTCACTTTCTGAGGGATGGGTATGGCACACGGAAGAATCCATGAACGGAGACATGTGGGTTACCACCAATTCAAGCGGACTTAACCGGATGGACAGGGCAACCGGAAAATTTACCCACTACAGACACAACCCCGATGATTCCACGTCCATTTCAAGTGACTGGACGAGGTTTCTCTATGAAGATAGCCGGGGTAATCTCTGGGTTTCAACAGATAATGACGGCCTGAACCGGATGCGAGCGGGTGAGGACGGTATTTTTAAACGCTTTTTGCACGAACACGATGATTCCACAACCATTTCAAGCAATACCATCTACTTCATAAATGAAGATGCCGATGGGTATATCTGGGCCGGCAGTACCAACGGTATGAGCCGAATTCATCCCGAAACAGAAGAAGTTACCCGCTTTTTATTTGATCCGGATGCTCAGGAACGATACGGACAGCCTGGAAATGTGTTTGATATCATGCCTTATGATCAGGACCCGGATATTTTCTGGCTTGCTACCGGAAACGGCCTGGTTCGCTTTAACAAGCAAACCGGCGGCACCGAGCGGTTTATCATTGAACCCAATACAGATGGATTAAACCCACTCAATTTAATCCACCAGATTGTACCGGATCCGGATCTGCCCGGTGTTTTCTGGGTTGCAGGTCCCGGTACAGGCGTAGCCCGGTTTGATACACGGACAGAAGAATTCACAACCTATCGCAACGATCCGAGAGACCCCAACAGTCTTGCTGAGGATTATGCACAATCCATTTTTGCTGATCAGTCCGGCACCATCTGGGTCGGATATACGGCAGAGGGCATCAGCTCTTTCAACCCCGGAGCCGTCAATTTCTGGCATCTGCGCCACAATCCGAATGATCCGCTCAGCTTGTCTCCGGGTATTGTATGGGGCGTATATGAAGACAGCCGGGGCACCCTATGGGTGGGTACGGATGCAGGGCCTACAACCCGATACCTCACACAATACCATCCGGAAAAAGGAGCCATTAAATACCACCAGTTCGAACCCAATAACCCCAACTCTCTACTTCCGGGCCTCCATTGGAGATTCGCTGAAACCGATGACGGACGTTTTTGGGTGGCCGGAAATGTGGGCCTGAGCCGCCTCGACAGGGAAACCGGCGAAGTTACACGGCTGCGGCAACAGGAAGGCAACAATAATATCTTCAACATGATACCAACTCTTGGAAACAGAAATCAGTTCTGGATCGCAAATGGCGGGGGTTTAGACCTGTATGATACGGAGTCGGAAACATATACAAAGATAAACGTTGCCCCTGAAGGACAGGATAATGAACCCATCGTTCTTGATGTTTATGAAGACCCTGAAAATCAGGTTTTGTGGCTTGGCACATCTACCGGATTGATTCGCTATAATATGTCGGCCAGAACCTCCGAACTGTTTTCATACAATCCGAAAGATACCACATCCATCAGTGATGATGTGATTTTCAGCGTTGTTCCCCAGGAATCCGAACCCGGCATTCTCTGGCTGGCAACCCAGAATGCCGGGCTGAACCGGTTTGATACCCGTACAAATACGGCCACACATTTCACAATGGCAGACGGTTTGGCCGATGATCATATCTATGGCATGCTCAAGGATGAAAATGGCACCCTTTGGATGAGTTCGAACGGTGGGCTGACCAATTTCGACCCCAAAACGTTTGCTATCCGCAATTATGGATTGGATGACGGTTTGATGGCGCTTGAGTACAACCAAAACGCCTTCTTCAAAAACACGAACGGCATTATGTATTTTGGAAGCGCAAAAGGCGTTACCGCATTTGCGCCGGAACTGCTCAGGATCAATGAGACACCGCCCCGGGTTGCAATTTCCGATTTCAGGCTTTTTAACCGGTCGGTACCCGTAGGCCCCGACTCCCCGCTGCAGCAGGCGCTTTCCGAAACGGATACCATCACGCTGACCCACAAACAAAATGAAGTGGCGTTCGACTTTGTGGCACTGCACTATACAAACTCAAATAAGAACCGCTATCGCTACCAGCTTATCGGATATGATGAGGAATGGGTTGAGGCCGGAACCCAGCGAACCGCAGCTTACACTAATCTTTCTTCCGGCGACTATACATTCCGGGTCATTGCAGCCAACTCCGACGGAGTATGGAATAATGAAGGGGCATCTGTAAACCTCTCCATACTCCCTCCCTGGTATGCAACCTTGTGGGCCTACGGCCTTTTTGCTGGAATGTTTGGGTTTATGGTATTTGGCGTAGACCGGATTCAGCGGATGCGTTTAAGAAAAAAAGAGCAGGAGCGATCCGCACTGCGTGAAGCGGAATTACGGGCAGAAGCAGAAAACAAGCGGCGTTCTGACACCGAACAACTCAGCAAAATCGGACAGGCTATTACGTCCACCCTTTCTGTTGATGAAATTATTGAAAGGGTTTATGAGAACGTAAATGCACTTATGGACGCGGCCGTATTCGGTGTCGGCATTTATAACGAACATAAAAACAACCTTTACTTCCCCGCTACCAAGGAAAAGGGGGAGATGCTGCCATCATTCTCCTTCAGCCTCGATGAGGAGTCCCGGCTTGCCGTCTGGTGCTTTAAAAACAGAAAAGAGGTTGTAATTGGTGATTACGCAAATGAACACCAAAAGTATCTCAAGCAATATTTGAAGCCGGTTGAAGGAGGGGAACCTGTATCCGTTCTCTATCTCCCCCTGATTCAGCAAAATAAAGTGATCGGGGTGGTAACAACCCAGAGCTTTGAGAAAAATGCATATACAGCCTACCATATCAACCTTCTCAGAAACCTGGCTACCTATGCCGCCATCGCACTCGATAACGCAGCAGCCTATCGCAAGCTGAATTCCACATTGGGTGAACTGAAAGCAACTCAAAGCCAGCTCGTTCAACAGGAAAAACTGGCTTCCCTGGGGCAGCTCACCGCCGGCATTGCCCATGAAATCAAGAATCCGTTGAACTTTGTAAATAATTTCTCGGAACTGAGTGTGGAATTGGTGGAAGAGGCAAGGGAGGAAGTAAAAGAAAAGCTGACTGCTGACAGCCATCAGCTGACAGCTATTTTAGACGACATCGAAGTTAACCTGCGCAAGATCCATGAGCACGGCGGCCGGGCCGACGGTATCGTGAAATCAATGCTTCTCCATTCCAGGGGCGGAAGCGGTGAAATGGTAAAAACAAACCTGAATGCACTGGTACAGGAATACTCCAACCTGGCGTTTCATGGCATGAGAGCAGGAAAAGAATCTATCAATGTGGATATTGAGCTGGAGCTCGATGAATCCCTCGGAGATGTAAAACTGATCGCTGAAGACTTTAGCAGGGTGATTCTAAATCTGTGCAATAATGCCTTTGATGCCATGCGTGAAAAGCATACGCAGACCGGTGACGGAAGACCGGGGACCGAAGAAAAGTCCCCCCGTCAGCCGACGGAGGGAAAGACCGGCGAAGCCGGACAGGGGGATGACGCTCTGCCCCGCTACAGCCCCAAATTGACGATACGAACCCGTAAAACCGCCAATGGTGTGTCTATCGACATTGAGGACAACGGGCCCGGAATTCCTGATGAGATGAAAGACAAAATTATGCAGCCGTTTTTCACGACAAAGAAAGGCAAGCAGGGTACCGGACTGGGTCTCTCCATAACAAATGATATTGTAAAGGCCCATGGAGGCACCTTGAAAATTGTTAACAATCAGGATCAGGGTACCACCTTCGTAATTATGCTACCAGAACATTCATAA